One genomic segment of Candidatus Edwardsbacteria bacterium includes these proteins:
- a CDS encoding hydrogenase maturation protease has protein sequence MPDLFEYLGSLNGDSLIIGVGNVLRGDDGFGPELVKNLSGRTKVNLLDGGETPEDLLSQIVQLAPARLVIADAVALGGMPGDAALLESDQLGKRIAVSTHNLSLLMFIKYLKEKLPELDIKILGVQPRGIEFGKGLSTEVRTTIDNLAGIIAGR, from the coding sequence ATGCCTGACCTGTTTGAATATCTTGGTTCTTTAAATGGCGACTCGCTGATCATCGGGGTGGGAAATGTTCTGCGGGGCGATGACGGGTTCGGCCCGGAGTTGGTTAAAAATCTTTCAGGCAGAACCAAAGTCAACCTGCTTGATGGCGGGGAGACCCCGGAGGATCTTTTGAGCCAGATAGTCCAATTGGCTCCGGCCAGACTGGTGATAGCCGATGCGGTGGCCCTGGGAGGAATGCCGGGCGATGCGGCCCTTTTGGAGAGCGACCAATTGGGCAAGCGGATAGCGGTATCCACCCACAATCTGTCGCTTCTTATGTTCATCAAGTATTTGAAGGAAAAACTGCCGGAGCTGGATATCAAAATACTGGGAGTACAACCCAGAGGCATAGAGTTCGGCAAAGGGTTGAGTACCGAGGTAAGAACGACCATAGATAATCTGGCAGGGATCATTGCGGGCCGTTAG
- a CDS encoding FAD/NAD(P)-binding protein — protein MNPNIYLPYISEITDIKQETPDTRTYDVRIKKKDEAKLFISRPGQFVEASVFGAGEAPFGLTTSPQEPGVMTFTVRACGRVTNALNEMKVGDEIGIKGPLGNSFLDKIDSKGKDVLVIGGGIGLPPLRSMIDHIFNHRSDYRDFTILYGARTPADRVYKYQLSEWEKKTDLKLIQTVDVADKEWTGNVGVVTTLFPKLKLDIPNTVVYTCGPPIMIKFVIIELLKLGLPEKQIVSTLERYMKCGVGKCGHCCIGNKYVCTEGPVFNYTEIKGLAEEAF, from the coding sequence ATGAATCCCAATATCTACCTACCGTACATTTCGGAGATCACCGACATCAAGCAGGAGACACCCGACACCCGCACCTATGATGTCAGAATAAAAAAGAAGGACGAGGCCAAGCTGTTCATCTCGCGTCCCGGGCAATTCGTGGAGGCCTCGGTGTTCGGGGCCGGCGAGGCGCCCTTCGGATTGACCACCTCGCCCCAGGAGCCGGGCGTGATGACCTTTACAGTGCGGGCCTGCGGCCGGGTGACCAATGCCCTCAATGAGATGAAAGTGGGCGATGAGATCGGTATCAAGGGGCCGTTGGGCAACAGTTTTCTGGATAAGATAGACTCCAAGGGCAAGGACGTGCTGGTGATCGGGGGTGGCATCGGCCTTCCGCCGCTGCGCTCCATGATTGACCACATATTCAATCACCGTTCCGATTACCGCGATTTCACCATTCTCTACGGAGCCCGGACCCCGGCCGACCGGGTCTATAAATATCAGTTAAGCGAATGGGAAAAGAAGACCGACCTGAAGCTGATCCAGACGGTGGATGTGGCCGATAAGGAATGGACCGGAAACGTGGGGGTGGTAACCACCCTGTTCCCCAAGCTGAAATTGGACATTCCCAACACCGTGGTTTACACCTGCGGGCCGCCCATCATGATCAAGTTCGTGATCATCGAGCTCCTCAAGCTGGGACTGCCGGAGAAGCAGATCGTCTCCACTTTGGAGCGCTACATGAAGTGCGGGGTGGGCAAGTGCGGCCACTGCTGCATCGGGAACAAGTATGTCTGCACCGAGGGGCCGGTGTTCAACTACACCGAGATCAAGGGGCTGGCCGAGGAGGCGTTCTAA
- a CDS encoding 4Fe-4S dicluster domain-containing protein produces the protein MSQNKSYSLAKSKVPELLARLIKKGDELWGPMAGENGDNFFGQLSSEKELAGDYVNGYLGAKRFVFPQIEEMFRYKKNKSGLELSPPEAMPRAVIWGIRSCDMSAVNYFDSFFGQGTKSGPDWKSGDPLPDPLYEARRNRAVFITIGCNVAGPKCFCVCTDSGPFLAQGYDIQLTDLGDRYFAEVGSPKGEEFIKEFKEYFTTTQDGDQHARRNLENEAEKTFQQPISFFSKAMRRMDQGHLKPEFWQKVADYCIGCGGCIYVCPMCSCFDVDDKMESDTEGLRYRSWDTCDFAGFTREVSGHNPRATRADRRKRWFYHKVSMDYLEKNPVIGCVGCGRCVIACPGGVDMPTVIRWMRKTDTESTKS, from the coding sequence ATGTCGCAAAACAAGAGTTATTCACTTGCCAAATCCAAGGTACCGGAGCTGCTGGCTCGCCTGATAAAAAAAGGCGACGAGCTTTGGGGGCCGATGGCCGGCGAGAACGGAGACAATTTTTTTGGCCAGCTGTCGTCCGAGAAAGAGCTGGCCGGGGATTACGTCAACGGCTATCTGGGCGCCAAGCGGTTCGTATTTCCCCAGATCGAGGAGATGTTCCGCTACAAAAAGAACAAATCTGGACTGGAGCTGTCCCCGCCGGAAGCCATGCCGCGGGCGGTGATCTGGGGCATCCGGTCCTGCGATATGTCGGCGGTTAATTATTTCGACAGCTTCTTCGGGCAGGGCACAAAATCCGGCCCGGACTGGAAGTCTGGCGATCCCCTACCGGACCCATTGTACGAGGCCAGAAGAAACCGGGCGGTGTTCATTACCATCGGCTGCAACGTGGCCGGGCCCAAGTGTTTCTGCGTCTGCACCGACAGCGGCCCGTTTCTGGCCCAGGGCTATGATATTCAGCTTACCGACTTGGGTGACCGTTACTTTGCCGAGGTGGGCAGCCCCAAGGGCGAGGAGTTTATCAAGGAATTCAAAGAATATTTCACCACGACCCAGGACGGCGACCAGCATGCCCGCCGCAATTTGGAAAACGAGGCCGAAAAGACCTTCCAACAGCCCATCAGTTTCTTTTCCAAAGCCATGCGCCGGATGGACCAGGGGCACCTCAAGCCGGAGTTCTGGCAGAAGGTGGCCGATTACTGCATTGGCTGCGGCGGATGTATCTATGTCTGTCCGATGTGCTCCTGTTTTGATGTGGACGACAAGATGGAGTCCGATACCGAAGGCCTGCGCTACCGCAGCTGGGATACCTGCGATTTTGCGGGGTTCACCCGCGAGGTGTCGGGCCACAATCCCCGGGCCACCAGGGCCGACCGCCGCAAGCGCTGGTTCTATCACAAGGTATCCATGGATTATTTGGAGAAGAACCCGGTGATCGGATGCGTGGGCTGCGGCAGATGCGTGATCGCCTGCCCCGGCGGGGTTGACATGCCGACGGTGATCCGCTGGATGAGAAAAACGGACACAGAAAGCACTAAGTCCTAA
- a CDS encoding 7-carboxy-7-deazaguanine synthase QueE: MKAKITEIFHSLQGEGIYLGDPTTFVRLAGCNLDCSYCDTPQAKDDGKTIEMDTSEALAKINAITQPGQFVSFTGGEPLLQAKFISAIIPALKEQKFRTYLETNGTLPRELASLISGIDVVSMDIKPPSACGKDHWDVQKDFLNITKNKVFVKMVVCDNTIQAEVERAAKMIAAVDKKIILVLQPAEGKTVPDMQMVRRYQGLAGQFLTHVSIIRQLHKIWQIR; this comes from the coding sequence ATGAAAGCCAAAATAACCGAAATATTTCATTCCCTGCAGGGCGAAGGCATCTATCTGGGCGATCCCACCACCTTTGTGCGCTTGGCCGGCTGCAATCTGGATTGTTCTTATTGTGACACCCCTCAGGCCAAGGATGACGGCAAGACAATCGAGATGGATACCTCTGAGGCCTTAGCTAAAATAAACGCCATTACTCAGCCGGGGCAGTTCGTCTCCTTCACCGGCGGGGAGCCGCTGCTGCAGGCGAAATTCATTTCGGCCATCATTCCAGCCCTAAAAGAACAAAAGTTTCGGACCTATCTGGAGACCAACGGCACCCTGCCCCGGGAATTAGCATCCCTTATCTCCGGGATCGACGTGGTCTCTATGGACATCAAGCCCCCCTCGGCCTGCGGGAAAGACCATTGGGATGTTCAGAAGGATTTTTTGAATATCACCAAGAACAAGGTTTTCGTCAAGATGGTGGTCTGTGACAATACTATTCAAGCTGAAGTTGAACGGGCCGCCAAAATGATAGCCGCTGTTGATAAAAAGATCATCCTTGTCCTGCAGCCGGCCGAAGGGAAAACCGTTCCGGACATGCAAATGGTGCGCAGATACCAAGGTCTGGCCGGTCAGTTTTTAACCCATGTCAGCATAATCCGGCAACTGCACAAGATCTGGCAGATAAGATAA